A genomic window from Gossypium hirsutum isolate 1008001.06 chromosome D12, Gossypium_hirsutum_v2.1, whole genome shotgun sequence includes:
- the LOC107946330 gene encoding homeobox-leucine zipper protein HDG2 isoform X2, whose protein sequence is MLVASELSQDLPLVRYNMFQEPNNNMMEGQLNPFEMTQNTSESEIARMRDEEFDSALKSGSENHEGVSGDDDQDARPNKKKRYHRHTQHQIQEMEAFFKECPHPDDKQRKELGRVLGLEPLQVKFWFQNKRTQMKTQHERQENSQLRAENEKLRADNMSYREALSTASCPNCGGPTAVGQMSFDEHHLRLENARLREEIDRISAIAAKYVGKPVVSYPLLSSPMTPRPLDFGSQTGSGEMYGAGELLRSINAPAEADKPMIIELAVAAMEELVRMAQVGEPLWMTSLDGSTSVLNEEEYIRTFPRGIGPKPTGFKGEASKETCVVIMNHISLVEILMDVHQWSTVFSAIVSKASTLDVLSTGIAGNYNGALQVMTAEFQVPSPLVPTRESYYVRYCKHHAEGTWAVVDVSLDNIRPNPAMRCRRRPSGCLIQEMPNGYSKVTWIEHVEIDDRGVHNLYKQLVSSGHAFGAKRWIATLDRQCERLASLMATNIPTGDAGVITNQDGRKSMLKLAERMVISFCAGVGASTAHTWTTLSGTGADDVRVMTRKSVDDPGRPPGIVLSAATSFWLPVSPKRVFDFLRDENSRNEWDILSNGGVVQEMAHIANGRDTGNCVSLLRVNSANSSQTNMLILQESCTDPTASFVIYAPVDVVAMNVVLNGGDPDYVALLPSGFAILPDGSSGSTGSGMADAGGSSGGSLLTVAFQILVDSVPTAKLSLGSVATVNNLIACTVERIKASLSCENA, encoded by the exons ATGTTGGTGGCTTCGGAACTATCTCAGGACTTACCCTTGGTCAG ATATAATATGTTCCAGGAGCCTAATAACAACATGATGGAAGGTCAGCTCAACCCTTTTGAGATGACCCAAAACACTTCTGAAAGTGAAATTGCTCGAATGAGAGATGAAGAATTCGACAGTGCACTCAAATCTGGTAGCGAAAATCATGAAGGTGTGTCTGGGGATGATGATCAAGATGCTCGTCCTAACAAAAAGAAGCGTTACCATCGACATACCCAGCATCAGATTCAAGAAATGGAGGC GTTTTTCAAAGAGTGCCCGCACCCAGATGACAAGCAAAGGAAGGAACTTGGGCGTGTATTAGGGTTAGAGCCATTGCAAGTTAAATTTTGGTTCCAAAACAAGCGCACCCAAATGAAG ACCCAGCATGAACGGCAAGAGAACTCGCAACTTCGAGCCGAGAACGAAAAGCTAAGGGCTGATAACATGAGCTATAGGGAAGCTCTTAGCACCGCTTCATGCCCGAATTGTGGTGGTCCAACTGCTGTAGGACAAATGTCCTTTGATGAACATCATCTCAGGCTTGAAAATGCTCGGTTAAGAGAAGAG ATTGATCGTATATCAGCAATAGCTGCAAAGTATGTTGGGAAGCCAGTGGTGAGTTATCCTCTTCTCTCTTCTCCTATGACTCCTCGACCACTTGATTTCGGTTCACAAACTGGCTCCGGAGAGATGTATGGTGCTGGGGAACTTCTTAGGTCGATAAATGCGCCTGCGGAGGCTGATAAGCCAATGATTATTGAGCTTGCCGTTGCAGCTATGGAGGAACTAGTTAGAATGGCTCAAGTGGGTGAACCATTGTGGATGACCAGTCTTGATGGCTCAACCTCCGTGCTTAATGAAGAGGAGTATATTAGGACTTTTCCTAGAGGAATTGGACCAAAGCCTACCGGCTTCAAAGGCGAAGCTTCAAAAGAAACTTGTGTTGTTATCATGAACCACATTAGCCTCGTTGAGATTCTCATGGATGTG CACCAGTGGTCTACTGTGTTCTCGGCAATAGTTTCAAAGGCTTCCACTTTGGATGTCCTATCAACAGGGATTGCAGGGAACTATAACGGAGCCCTACAAGTG ATGACAGCTGAATTCCAAGTTCCTTCACCTCTTGTTCCAACCCGAGAGAGTTATTATGTAAGATACTGCAAACATCATGCAGAGGGAACATGGGCTGTGGTTGATGTTTCATTGGATAATATACGCCCTAATCCAGCAATGAGATGCCGACGAAGACCATCTGGATGTTTAATTCAAGAAATGCCCAATGGGTACTCAAAG GTTACATGGATTGAACATGTTGAAATTGACGATCGAGGTGTTCACAATCTTTACAAGCAGCTAGTAAGTTCGGGCCATGCTTTCGGAGCCAAACGTTGGATTGCTACTTTGGATCGACAGTGTGAGAGGCTTGCAAGTCTCATGGCTACTAACATTCCTACTGGTGATGCTGGGG TCATAACAAACCAAGATGGGAGGAAGAGCATGCTGAAGCTAGCCGAGCGAATGGTGATCAGTTTCTGTGCCGGAGTGGGTGCCTCGACAGCTCACACATGGACGACATTATCGGGAACTGGGGCGGATGATGTAAGGGTAATGACCAGAAAGAGTGTGGATGATCCAGGCAGACCTCCTGGGATTGTGCTAAGTGCTGCTACTTCCTTCTGGCTTCCAGTTTCACCCAAGAGGGTATTCGATTTCCTCAGAGATGAGAATTCTCGAAATGAG TGGGATATTCTTTCTAATGGTGGAGTTGTCCAAGAAATGGCTCACATTGCTAATGGCAGGGATACAGGCAATTGTGTTTCACTACTTCGAGTCAAT AGTGCAAATTCAAGCCAAACCAACATGCTGATATTACAAGAGAGTTGCACTGATCCAACAGCTTCATTTGTAATCTATGCTCCTGTCGACGTTGTTGCAATGAATGTGGTTCTAAACGGTGGCGACCCTGACTATGTCGCCCTTCTTCCATCGGGTTTCGCTATTCTTCCGGATGGGAGTAGTGGGAGCACTGGAAGCGGCATGGCTGATGCGGGTGGCAGCTCTGGTGGATCACTTCTAACTGTTGCGTTTCAGATTTTGGTGGACTCAGTTCCTACTGCAAAACTATCTCTTGGATCGGTTGCGACAGTTAACAATTTGATTGCATGTACGGTTGAAAGGATAAAAGCTTCTCTATCATGCGAGAATGCATGA
- the LOC107946330 gene encoding homeobox-leucine zipper protein HDG2 isoform X1 encodes MPAGVMVPTRNMPSMISGNGNVGGFGTISGLTLGQEPNNNMMEGQLNPFEMTQNTSESEIARMRDEEFDSALKSGSENHEGVSGDDDQDARPNKKKRYHRHTQHQIQEMEAFFKECPHPDDKQRKELGRVLGLEPLQVKFWFQNKRTQMKTQHERQENSQLRAENEKLRADNMSYREALSTASCPNCGGPTAVGQMSFDEHHLRLENARLREEIDRISAIAAKYVGKPVVSYPLLSSPMTPRPLDFGSQTGSGEMYGAGELLRSINAPAEADKPMIIELAVAAMEELVRMAQVGEPLWMTSLDGSTSVLNEEEYIRTFPRGIGPKPTGFKGEASKETCVVIMNHISLVEILMDVHQWSTVFSAIVSKASTLDVLSTGIAGNYNGALQVMTAEFQVPSPLVPTRESYYVRYCKHHAEGTWAVVDVSLDNIRPNPAMRCRRRPSGCLIQEMPNGYSKVTWIEHVEIDDRGVHNLYKQLVSSGHAFGAKRWIATLDRQCERLASLMATNIPTGDAGVITNQDGRKSMLKLAERMVISFCAGVGASTAHTWTTLSGTGADDVRVMTRKSVDDPGRPPGIVLSAATSFWLPVSPKRVFDFLRDENSRNEWDILSNGGVVQEMAHIANGRDTGNCVSLLRVNSANSSQTNMLILQESCTDPTASFVIYAPVDVVAMNVVLNGGDPDYVALLPSGFAILPDGSSGSTGSGMADAGGSSGGSLLTVAFQILVDSVPTAKLSLGSVATVNNLIACTVERIKASLSCENA; translated from the exons ATGCCGGCCGGTGTAATGGTTCCGACGAGAAACATGCCGTCAATGATCAGTGGAAACGGGAATGTTGGTGGCTTCGGAACTATCTCAGGACTTACCCTTGGTCAG GAGCCTAATAACAACATGATGGAAGGTCAGCTCAACCCTTTTGAGATGACCCAAAACACTTCTGAAAGTGAAATTGCTCGAATGAGAGATGAAGAATTCGACAGTGCACTCAAATCTGGTAGCGAAAATCATGAAGGTGTGTCTGGGGATGATGATCAAGATGCTCGTCCTAACAAAAAGAAGCGTTACCATCGACATACCCAGCATCAGATTCAAGAAATGGAGGC GTTTTTCAAAGAGTGCCCGCACCCAGATGACAAGCAAAGGAAGGAACTTGGGCGTGTATTAGGGTTAGAGCCATTGCAAGTTAAATTTTGGTTCCAAAACAAGCGCACCCAAATGAAG ACCCAGCATGAACGGCAAGAGAACTCGCAACTTCGAGCCGAGAACGAAAAGCTAAGGGCTGATAACATGAGCTATAGGGAAGCTCTTAGCACCGCTTCATGCCCGAATTGTGGTGGTCCAACTGCTGTAGGACAAATGTCCTTTGATGAACATCATCTCAGGCTTGAAAATGCTCGGTTAAGAGAAGAG ATTGATCGTATATCAGCAATAGCTGCAAAGTATGTTGGGAAGCCAGTGGTGAGTTATCCTCTTCTCTCTTCTCCTATGACTCCTCGACCACTTGATTTCGGTTCACAAACTGGCTCCGGAGAGATGTATGGTGCTGGGGAACTTCTTAGGTCGATAAATGCGCCTGCGGAGGCTGATAAGCCAATGATTATTGAGCTTGCCGTTGCAGCTATGGAGGAACTAGTTAGAATGGCTCAAGTGGGTGAACCATTGTGGATGACCAGTCTTGATGGCTCAACCTCCGTGCTTAATGAAGAGGAGTATATTAGGACTTTTCCTAGAGGAATTGGACCAAAGCCTACCGGCTTCAAAGGCGAAGCTTCAAAAGAAACTTGTGTTGTTATCATGAACCACATTAGCCTCGTTGAGATTCTCATGGATGTG CACCAGTGGTCTACTGTGTTCTCGGCAATAGTTTCAAAGGCTTCCACTTTGGATGTCCTATCAACAGGGATTGCAGGGAACTATAACGGAGCCCTACAAGTG ATGACAGCTGAATTCCAAGTTCCTTCACCTCTTGTTCCAACCCGAGAGAGTTATTATGTAAGATACTGCAAACATCATGCAGAGGGAACATGGGCTGTGGTTGATGTTTCATTGGATAATATACGCCCTAATCCAGCAATGAGATGCCGACGAAGACCATCTGGATGTTTAATTCAAGAAATGCCCAATGGGTACTCAAAG GTTACATGGATTGAACATGTTGAAATTGACGATCGAGGTGTTCACAATCTTTACAAGCAGCTAGTAAGTTCGGGCCATGCTTTCGGAGCCAAACGTTGGATTGCTACTTTGGATCGACAGTGTGAGAGGCTTGCAAGTCTCATGGCTACTAACATTCCTACTGGTGATGCTGGGG TCATAACAAACCAAGATGGGAGGAAGAGCATGCTGAAGCTAGCCGAGCGAATGGTGATCAGTTTCTGTGCCGGAGTGGGTGCCTCGACAGCTCACACATGGACGACATTATCGGGAACTGGGGCGGATGATGTAAGGGTAATGACCAGAAAGAGTGTGGATGATCCAGGCAGACCTCCTGGGATTGTGCTAAGTGCTGCTACTTCCTTCTGGCTTCCAGTTTCACCCAAGAGGGTATTCGATTTCCTCAGAGATGAGAATTCTCGAAATGAG TGGGATATTCTTTCTAATGGTGGAGTTGTCCAAGAAATGGCTCACATTGCTAATGGCAGGGATACAGGCAATTGTGTTTCACTACTTCGAGTCAAT AGTGCAAATTCAAGCCAAACCAACATGCTGATATTACAAGAGAGTTGCACTGATCCAACAGCTTCATTTGTAATCTATGCTCCTGTCGACGTTGTTGCAATGAATGTGGTTCTAAACGGTGGCGACCCTGACTATGTCGCCCTTCTTCCATCGGGTTTCGCTATTCTTCCGGATGGGAGTAGTGGGAGCACTGGAAGCGGCATGGCTGATGCGGGTGGCAGCTCTGGTGGATCACTTCTAACTGTTGCGTTTCAGATTTTGGTGGACTCAGTTCCTACTGCAAAACTATCTCTTGGATCGGTTGCGACAGTTAACAATTTGATTGCATGTACGGTTGAAAGGATAAAAGCTTCTCTATCATGCGAGAATGCATGA